The Lentzea guizhouensis genome contains a region encoding:
- a CDS encoding TetR/AcrR family transcriptional regulator, protein MTEAAPPLRRDAERNRQLLLRTAHDLMASQGLDVSYEDIARAAGTGMGTIYRRFPQRQDLLDALFSGHIDTVIGLAEQASRYDDAWAGLTWFIERQLEIEAQSRGLGELLRSRNQATALVQRAHERMTPLVADLVDRAVRAGQLPDGATPADFAAVHVMVGSVMDASRAHAPRLWRRALRIALAGVRHADLSGDQPDEAVIDHLYNDQT, encoded by the coding sequence GTGACCGAAGCGGCTCCTCCTCTGCGACGTGACGCCGAGCGCAATCGCCAGTTGCTGTTGCGCACGGCCCACGACCTCATGGCCTCGCAAGGGCTGGACGTCTCGTACGAGGACATCGCGCGAGCCGCCGGCACCGGGATGGGCACGATCTACCGGCGCTTCCCACAACGGCAGGACCTGCTGGACGCCCTGTTCAGCGGGCACATCGACACGGTGATCGGCTTGGCGGAGCAGGCCTCGCGCTACGACGACGCCTGGGCGGGACTCACCTGGTTCATCGAGCGGCAACTGGAGATCGAGGCGCAAAGCCGCGGCCTGGGGGAGTTGCTGCGAAGCCGCAACCAGGCCACCGCGCTGGTGCAGCGCGCACACGAGCGGATGACTCCGCTGGTGGCCGACCTCGTCGACCGGGCCGTCCGCGCGGGCCAGCTGCCGGACGGGGCGACCCCCGCCGACTTCGCCGCGGTGCACGTGATGGTGGGCAGCGTCATGGACGCCTCCCGTGCTCACGCTCCACGGCTGTGGCGCCGCGCTCTCCGGATCGCGCTGGCGGGTGTGCGCCACGCCGACCTCTCCGGCGACCAGCCGGACGAGGCGGTCATCGACCACCTCTACAACGACCAGACATGA
- a CDS encoding PPOX class F420-dependent oxidoreductase, producing the protein MKAKHMTVLPDDLIAVLNARSICFVTTLMPDGSPQISQTWAGTDGGHVLINTVDTHQKTRNLRRDPRIAIGIADPAAPSRYWALRGSVVGITTDGAREHIDELSQKYIGRPYPGFGDGQEQRVLLTVRVDRMHTP; encoded by the coding sequence ATGAAGGCCAAGCACATGACGGTTCTGCCCGACGACCTGATCGCGGTCCTCAACGCCAGGTCCATCTGCTTCGTGACCACGCTCATGCCCGACGGATCCCCTCAGATCTCCCAGACCTGGGCGGGCACCGACGGCGGACACGTGCTCATCAACACCGTGGACACCCACCAGAAGACCCGCAACCTCCGGCGCGACCCGCGCATCGCCATCGGCATCGCCGACCCGGCCGCGCCCTCGCGGTACTGGGCTCTGCGCGGCAGCGTCGTGGGCATCACGACCGACGGCGCGCGTGAGCACATCGACGAGCTGTCGCAGAAGTACATCGGCCGGCCGTACCCCGGTTTCGGCGACGGTCAGGAGCAGCGCGTCCTGCTCACCGTCAGGGTCGACCGGATGCACACGCCCTGA
- a CDS encoding KamA family radical SAM protein, producing MTPQPYDYVRRELVEPDWRRFPGWSHVTEAQWRNAQWQRVNCVKNARQLRAVLGGLLTDDFYEDLAADRETFASMSMLIPPHMLNTTVVDPVSSPLEFTKMFYADPVRRYMLPVSSDRDPRWPSHPHSQRDSLHEAEMWVVEGLTHRYPTKVLAEMVSTCPQYCGHCTRMDLVGNSTPLIDKHKLSLKPVDRQDQMIDYLKKTPGVRDVVVSGGDVANVPWPQLESFLMRLLDIETVRDIRLATKALAGLPQHWLQPRVVEGLERVARTASRRGVNLAIHTHVNHAQSVTPLVAEAARTALEVGVRDVRNQGVLMKGVNATPADLLDLCFALQGEANILPYYFYMCDMIPNAEHWRVSVWEAQELQHAIMGYLPGYATPRIVCDVPYVGKRWVHQLAEYDRELGISYWTKNYRTGIELEDPEALNRRYPYYDPISTLGETGQKRWADQA from the coding sequence ATGACGCCCCAGCCGTACGACTACGTCCGACGCGAGCTGGTCGAACCGGACTGGCGCCGATTCCCCGGCTGGTCCCACGTGACCGAGGCGCAGTGGCGGAACGCGCAGTGGCAGCGGGTCAACTGCGTGAAGAACGCGCGGCAACTCCGCGCGGTGCTGGGCGGCCTGCTGACGGACGACTTCTACGAGGACCTGGCCGCGGACCGGGAAACCTTCGCGAGCATGTCGATGCTGATCCCACCGCACATGCTGAACACGACAGTGGTCGACCCGGTGTCGTCACCGCTGGAGTTCACCAAGATGTTCTACGCCGATCCGGTGCGCCGCTACATGCTCCCGGTCTCCTCCGACCGCGACCCGCGCTGGCCGTCACACCCGCACTCCCAGCGCGACTCGCTGCACGAGGCCGAGATGTGGGTCGTCGAGGGCCTGACCCACCGCTACCCCACCAAGGTGCTGGCCGAGATGGTCTCCACCTGCCCGCAGTACTGCGGCCACTGCACCCGCATGGACCTGGTCGGCAACTCCACCCCGCTGATCGACAAGCACAAGCTCTCGCTCAAGCCGGTCGACCGCCAGGACCAGATGATCGACTACCTGAAGAAGACCCCCGGCGTCCGCGACGTGGTGGTCTCCGGCGGCGACGTGGCCAACGTCCCCTGGCCACAGCTCGAGTCGTTCCTGATGCGCCTGCTCGACATCGAAACCGTCCGCGACATCCGCCTCGCCACCAAGGCCCTGGCCGGCCTGCCCCAGCACTGGCTGCAGCCCCGCGTGGTCGAGGGCCTGGAACGCGTGGCCCGCACCGCATCCCGCCGCGGTGTCAACCTCGCGATCCACACACACGTCAACCACGCACAGTCCGTGACGCCTCTTGTCGCCGAGGCTGCTCGCACTGCATTGGAGGTCGGTGTGCGGGACGTGCGCAACCAGGGTGTGCTGATGAAGGGCGTGAACGCGACACCGGCCGACCTGCTCGACCTGTGCTTCGCGCTGCAAGGCGAAGCGAACATCCTGCCGTACTACTTCTACATGTGCGACATGATCCCCAACGCGGAACATTGGAGGGTGTCCGTCTGGGAAGCCCAGGAGCTGCAGCACGCGATCATGGGCTACCTGCCGGGGTACGCGACGCCGCGCATCGTGTGCGATGTGCCGTACGTGGGCAAGCGGTGGGTGCACCAGCTCGCCGAATACGACCGTGAGCTCGGGATCTCGTACTGGACGAAGAACTACCGGACCGGGATCGAGCTGGAGGACCCGGAGGCGTTGAACCGCCGCTACCCCTACTACGACCCGATCTCCACCCTCGGCGAGACGGGCCAGAAGCGGTGGGCCGACCAGGCCTGA